The region AGCAGCCTGGGTTCCACCACCGTCACACGCCTGAGCAGCCCCTACACCGCGCAGATCGCCACGCCGAAAGCGTCGACGACGCCCGTTGCCGGTGACGGTGTGACCCTGAGTGGCGCCCGCTCGGCAGCACAGGCGCCCGCCAACGAGACCTCCCGCGGGCGAGGCGGCGCGCTCAAGAGCATGATGGTGGGCCTCGCGCTCGCCTCCTCGATGCTGGGCCTGACGGGTTGCAGCACCGTGATGATGTCCACCCACACCCAGCTCCCGAACGTGCAGACACAGGTCTTTGGCAGCACCGCGAAGAGCGCGTACAACTCGCTCTCCTTCCTCGACAGCGTATCGACAAAGGACGGCGGCGGCATCTACAAGGAAGACGTAAGGCCGGAGCACCGCCTGAGCCCCCTCGACGCGGTCGACCGCATGATGGATGGCGGAACCCTCATCTACAAGCCCGCCACGGAAGGCAAGGCGCACCCCATTCGCTCGTGGGCCGAGCTGAAGGGGCTCGAAGATGTCGTGCGCCAGCAGGTGAGCAAGCCGGCCGAGCGCGCGCCCCAGGTGATTCAGCAGCAACCGCAGCAGCAGTAGCTTCTGGCGCCGCTATGCGCAGCCCTGAAGGCCCGTCCGAGAGAACGCGACGGGCCTTCTTGCATGGCCGGGAACAGCATCGGTGCGGCGGCGCTTCTTCCAATCGTGCGAATCGAAGCCCGATTTTCAGGCTGACACGACAGGGAATGAGCCGACGCGACAGAATTGAGGCGGGTCTGACGCCGTGGGTGACGGACCGATGACTACAACCGTTGGGGGAGAGCGTATGAGAAGCCGGATGAAGACCTTGCTGGCCGGGATGGCGTTGCTGGTGCTCACGCGCTCTGGGGTGGCTGACGCAGCGCCCATGTTCCCCGACGTACCCGACATGTGGGCCGCCGACGCGGTGCGCGCCCTGACGGCAAAAGGCCTCATCGAAGGCTACCCCGACGGCACCTTCAAAGGTGACCGCGCAGCCACCCGCTATGAGGTGGCCATGATGGTGGCGCGGCTGCTCGCGCGAGAGGAGCAGGAGCACACGCTCTTCGCCAGCAAAGCCGACCTCGACGACCTCATGCGCCTGACGCGCACGCTGTCAGACGAGCTCAACGCCCTCGGCGTGCGCGTGAGCGCTCTCGAACCGCAGGTCGCCACCCTCGAGCGGCGCGTCACCGAGCTCGAGCGCATCACCTTCTATGGCAGCCTTCGCACCATCGGCGTCTCACAGACCGTGGCGGGAAGCCTGTTCGCCGGCACGACGGCCAACGCGGCCGTCGACTACTCGAGCGGTCGCCTGCTCTTCAACGGGGTGGGCGCGAGCGGGCGCATGATGTTGGGCACCCGCATCCGCCTGAACCCCGACATGACTGCGGGGCTCGAGGTGGTGGCCTACAGCTCGACCGGAAGCAGCGCCATCGACCAGTACTGGGGCGTGACGCCGCCCTACAACAGCAACCCTTTTCTGGCCCAGACAACCCCTGCCGTGCCAGGACAGCAGCAAGGCGTAGACCATCAGCCATTCACCCGCATGTCCCTCGACCGATTCTGGTTGCAGGACAAGGCCAACGGCTACCAGATGGTGCTGGGCAGCTGGCAGGCCAGGAACGTGGGCGGCCAGGTGCTCGCAGGCATTCGCAACCCGAATGCCAACGCCCCCGACCTGCTCCCCTTCTGGGGCTTTCAGTTCACCCCCCTCGATGATCGCGACCCGTTCCAGTACGAGTTCGGGTACGCCCAGCTGCCCACGGGCAGCCTCTATCAGGGGTCGCTCAGCACCGCCTCCTCGTACTATCGATTCGACCGCGGGTCCATCGGCGTGTCGCTGCTGCGCCTGGCACAGAACTCGCTCAACAACGGCCAGCCGCTCACGGGCGGCCTGCTCCCTCTTCCCCGCGCGAACGGCCAGCAGCTGGTGTGGCGCGACGCCCGCACCGGCGCCTTCACCGCCTTCGTGGGACCGCAGACCCAGAACTCGTGGGGCGCCAATGCCCAGTACGACCTGATAGCGAAGATCCTGTCGATGCGCGCCAGCTACGCCAGCTCGCGCTACAACCCCGACATCACCGGCGCGGTGCTCCAGACGGGAGTCAGCGGATCGATGTACAACGTGGCGCTCAGCGCCAAGGCGGGGCAGTTCACGCCCGAGATCGAGTACCTGCACGTCGACCCGACCTATGACACCATCATGCTCCCCTACGCGGTGAATCCGAACCTCCCTGTGTTCCTGCCCTATGGCAGCTGGTACAGCAGCCACTACCAGCTCCACGACTATCTTGCCTATCCCACCAACCGCGAGGGCTGGCGTGGCAAGCTTCGGTGGGAGAGCGGCCCGACATCAGCCTTCGCGCTGGTCGAATCGCTGACCCAGACGAAGGCCACCACGCTGACGCAGATCACCACACCGGGCAATGTCGAGCCGCTGTTCCCCTTCCTGCTCACGCCGGGAGACGCATCGCGCGGCAGCACGCTGAGCCGGGCCGTGGGCATCTCGCACACGTTCGACAACCAGCTGAACCTGAGTGCGTCGTGGTATGGCTACGACATGCGTCGCGGCGGCGGAAGCCTCGACACGGTGAAGTTCAACCAGAACTTCTATCGCCTGGCGCTGAGCAAGCCGCTGTCTGAGCGCTTCGACGGCACCCTGAGCTACACGCTCATCGACTTCTCCGGGAAGACCGGGCTGACCACCAGCTCGGTGACCGAGGGCATCCCCGCGCTCACCGTCAGCTGGATGCCCGCGCGGGACACGCGCGTGAACCTCAACGCCCGCCTCTTCAGCAACACCGACCGCGCGTTCGGAGCCAACAGCTGGCACGGCAACCAGCTCACCGTCGACGTCAACATCAACATCTGAGGTCGGGGCATCGCCCCCATTGCTGGCCTGCGTGAACCGCCAGGCGTGGCCTAACCCCGCAGATCGACGACCTTGCGGACCTTGCCCGTGCGCGGAACCCTGGGAATGCCACCAGGGGGAAGCACCTCGACCACGAGCGCCGCGAGCCAGCCCTCACGCACGGCCAGCGCCAGCTCCTCGAACCCCTCGAGCACGGCGCCGGAGAGCCTCTCTGCCAGGGCCACGCAATCGACGGCCTCGTCTCGCGCGAGCTCGGTGCGTATGATGAGCCGATCCTTGACCCCGACGCGCTCGGCCACGATCTGATAGATGTGCGAGACCTCGGGGAAAGTGGCCAGCGCCGGCCCCACACTCTCCGGGTAGATGCTCACCGCACCCACCCGCACCACGTCATCACATCGCCCCAGCAGCTCGAATCGCGCGCCGGGACGCCCGCACGGACACGTGCCCTCGACGCGACGTCCCTGGTCACCGGTGCGATAGCGAATCATGGGCATGAGGCGACGGTTCAGGTTGGTGATCACGATCTCGCCCACGCTGCCCCGCGGCAGAACCTCGTGGGTGTCCGGGTCGATGATCTCGAGGAACTGGTAGTCGTAGAGCAGATGATGCACCGTGCCCTCGCTGTGCGAGCACTGGTAGCCCACGGGCCCGGCATCGACGCTGGCGTAGCCCGCCGACACGACGGCCTCGCAGCCGAGCACCTCGTGCAGGAACGCGCGGGCTTCCGCGCCCACGTGCTCGCCTCCGTACAGCACGGTGCGAATCTTGACGTCGGCACCCCGCGCCTTCACCAGCTCGGCCAACTGGATGATGACCGAAGGAAGCCCCAGGAGGGCTGTTGGCTTGAACAGCTGCAGATACCGCAGGGTGAGCTCGAGATCGGCATTCCCCGCGATGGGGAGGGTGACGCACCCCACCTTCTCGAGCGCCTCGTTGGCCGCCATGAACGATGTCCACAGGCTGCCCGCGAAGAACAGGTTGCCCACCGTGTCGCTGCGCGACAGACCCGCCACCTGGTAGATCTCGGCCAGCAAGGTGGTGACCTCGTTGAACTCATCGTAGGTGTAGTAGGTGAACTTGGGCTCTCCCGTAGACCCTCCGCTGGCGAAGACGTAGGCGTGCTCGAGCGGCCCGGTGAGAAGCCCCTCACCCTGGGGAGGAGTGTTGTGGTAGACATCGTCTCGCTCGAGGAAGGGAACCTCCTCGAATGACGCATAGGCCTCGAACGTTCGCCCCTCGAGTCGTTTCGAGTAGAACGGCGCGTGCTGCCGCGCGTGGGACAGGAGCTCGCGCAGACGCGACCACTTGGTGGGCGCTTTCGAGAACAGTCCTCGTCCGGGATCGGAAGGGGGCGGGGCGATGCGTCGGCCGGCATCGAAGGCGTGGGCGTCGTGGGCTCCGAGCGACTCGCTCTCCAGGCAGACCCAGCGCACCAGGCCCTGCAGCTGAAAGGTGCCATCGTGGGGCGAACCGATCCTGCCCTGCCCCATCTTCCCCAGATCGGTGACGCGGTCGACCCCCACGCGCACCAGGGCGCTGGCGATGTCAAGCGCCTCGCCAGGTGCGGCGAGGAGTCCCGCAGACTGCACCAGGCCCCGATGGGCCTCGACCTGCCCCAGCACCTCGCCGAGATCGCGGAACGGCTTGACGAACAGCACCCGGTTTCCACTTGAGGTCTCGAGACGCCCGTCTTCACGAACGATGATGGTGTAGTCTGACGACGCCTCCGAAGACAGAAGAAGGCTCTCTCCGAACACCTGGCCCATGCGCGCAAGCTCGCGATGGCGCAGGATCTCGACCTTCTCGTCGAACCCGAGCTCGCCGGGAGGCAGCACGCGCGCAACGCGCTCGAAGGCTTTGGCCAGACCCGCCAGCAGCTCGCGGAACTGCCCCCCGCCATCGTTCGACTCCACGAAGACGGTCTGCGGAGACGAGCATGCGCGTTGCTCCCACAGCGCCACGTCGAGCGCCATCGCATCGCAGACGGCCGCGAGATCAGAGCTTGCAAGCGCCGCCGAGGTGAGAACCGAGAACGAGACCTTGGGGCCGTACCCGAGCAGACGAACGCGAAGCGGGAGGTCGGCGCTCCAGGCGCGCACCGCGCTCTCGCCCCCCCACACCGCGATGCCGTCGACCTCGCGCTTCAGGGCCTGCTCGACCTCCGTCTCCCCCCCTCGGAACGAGAGCACCGCGAACGCTTCCGCCACCGCCCCCGTCTCGTCGACCTCGGTGAGCGAGCGCGCGAACAGCAGGGGAAACACGGGATCGACCCGCGAGATCTTGAGGAGGCTCGCATTGCGCGTCACGAGGCCGTGGGCCAGCGAGT is a window of Pseudomonadota bacterium DNA encoding:
- a CDS encoding CoF synthetase, whose amino-acid sequence is MQVRSQRAPPRDPRTWWHHPSQGVRHRGARRHRGDAGGGIAVSHDHYLFGRFESTEAPLDAGDIGRVCALAREKQRSLERLPLSRLLDVLDAAARRWRDPQYEGRRKALEVMPGIVGFHPLMVERAIDALCDVLSRPSMEKKIRFDLGHRDVLDGWRYVSAYGGYLRAQALGLVLHVSAGNVFVSGVDSLAHGLVTRNASLLKISRVDPVFPLLFARSLTEVDETGAVAEAFAVLSFRGGETEVEQALKREVDGIAVWGGESAVRAWSADLPLRVRLLGYGPKVSFSVLTSAALASSDLAAVCDAMALDVALWEQRACSSPQTVFVESNDGGGQFRELLAGLAKAFERVARVLPPGELGFDEKVEILRHRELARMGQVFGESLLLSSEASSDYTIIVREDGRLETSSGNRVLFVKPFRDLGEVLGQVEAHRGLVQSAGLLAAPGEALDIASALVRVGVDRVTDLGKMGQGRIGSPHDGTFQLQGLVRWVCLESESLGAHDAHAFDAGRRIAPPPSDPGRGLFSKAPTKWSRLRELLSHARQHAPFYSKRLEGRTFEAYASFEEVPFLERDDVYHNTPPQGEGLLTGPLEHAYVFASGGSTGEPKFTYYTYDEFNEVTTLLAEIYQVAGLSRSDTVGNLFFAGSLWTSFMAANEALEKVGCVTLPIAGNADLELTLRYLQLFKPTALLGLPSVIIQLAELVKARGADVKIRTVLYGGEHVGAEARAFLHEVLGCEAVVSAGYASVDAGPVGYQCSHSEGTVHHLLYDYQFLEIIDPDTHEVLPRGSVGEIVITNLNRRLMPMIRYRTGDQGRRVEGTCPCGRPGARFELLGRCDDVVRVGAVSIYPESVGPALATFPEVSHIYQIVAERVGVKDRLIIRTELARDEAVDCVALAERLSGAVLEGFEELALAVREGWLAALVVEVLPPGGIPRVPRTGKVRKVVDLRG
- a CDS encoding S-layer homology domain-containing protein, whose product is MTTTVGGERMRSRMKTLLAGMALLVLTRSGVADAAPMFPDVPDMWAADAVRALTAKGLIEGYPDGTFKGDRAATRYEVAMMVARLLAREEQEHTLFASKADLDDLMRLTRTLSDELNALGVRVSALEPQVATLERRVTELERITFYGSLRTIGVSQTVAGSLFAGTTANAAVDYSSGRLLFNGVGASGRMMLGTRIRLNPDMTAGLEVVAYSSTGSSAIDQYWGVTPPYNSNPFLAQTTPAVPGQQQGVDHQPFTRMSLDRFWLQDKANGYQMVLGSWQARNVGGQVLAGIRNPNANAPDLLPFWGFQFTPLDDRDPFQYEFGYAQLPTGSLYQGSLSTASSYYRFDRGSIGVSLLRLAQNSLNNGQPLTGGLLPLPRANGQQLVWRDARTGAFTAFVGPQTQNSWGANAQYDLIAKILSMRASYASSRYNPDITGAVLQTGVSGSMYNVALSAKAGQFTPEIEYLHVDPTYDTIMLPYAVNPNLPVFLPYGSWYSSHYQLHDYLAYPTNREGWRGKLRWESGPTSAFALVESLTQTKATTLTQITTPGNVEPLFPFLLTPGDASRGSTLSRAVGISHTFDNQLNLSASWYGYDMRRGGGSLDTVKFNQNFYRLALSKPLSERFDGTLSYTLIDFSGKTGLTTSSVTEGIPALTVSWMPARDTRVNLNARLFSNTDRAFGANSWHGNQLTVDVNINI